The Sebastes umbrosus isolate fSebUmb1 chromosome 19, fSebUmb1.pri, whole genome shotgun sequence genome has a segment encoding these proteins:
- the ccnb1 gene encoding G2/mitotic-specific cyclin-B1 — protein sequence MALRVTRNRLASTRTDLGGKACSVSTTTTTGLKPRAALGEIGNIAVNKEVQKKTVKTEATKKTKVVATKKVEQPKPENVVPVKPEPEVQVVPEPASPSPMETSGCAPADLCQAFSDVMLHTAIRDVDADDYDNPMLCSEYVKDIYKYLRQLEVEQDVKPAYLQGKEVTGNMRAILIDWLVQVSLKFRLLQETMYMTVGIIDRFLQDHPVPKKQLQLVGVTAMFLASKFEEMYPPEISDFAYVTDRAYTTAQIRDMEMTILRVLKFQIGRPLPLQFLRRASKIYEVTAEQHTLAKYLLELTMVDYEMVHFTPSMVACAAFSLTLQILDAGEWDATLQHYMDYTAESLLPVMAHIAKNVLKVNDGLTKHMAIKGKYSTSKQMRIATIPQLKSSVVKDFAKQLTQ from the exons ATGGCTCTTCGAGTAACCAGA AACCGCTTGGCTTCTACCAGGACCGACCTCGGTGGGAAGGCCTGCTCggtctccaccaccaccaccaccgggCTGAAGCCTCGAGCAGCGCTCGGCGAGATCGGCAACATCGCAGTGAACAAAGAAGTGCAGAAAAAG ACTGTGAAGACAGAGGCCACTAAGAAGACCAAAGTCGTTGCCACCAAGAAGGTTGAACAACCAAAACCAGAAAATGTTGTTCCTGTTAAACCTGAGCCCGAGGTGCAG GTTGTCCCTGAACCAGCATCCCCCTCTCCAATGGAGACTTCTGGCTGTGCGCCTGCTGACCTCTGTCAAGCGTTTTCCGATGTCATGCTTCACACCGCCATCAGGGACGTGGACGCAGATGACTACGACAACCCCATGCTCTGCAGCGAATATGTGAAAGACATCTACAAGTACCTCCGACAGCTTGAG GTTGAGCAGGACGTCAAACCTGCTTATCTGCAGGGTAAGGAGGTGACTGGTAACATGCGGGCCATTCTCATTGACTGGCTAGTGCAAGTGAGCCTCAAGTTCCGTCTGCTGCAGGAGACCATGTACATGACTGTGGGAATCATTGACCGCTTTCTTCAG GACCACCCAGTCCCCAAGAAGCAACTGCAGCTGGTCGGCGTGACCGCCATGTTCCTTGCTTCCAAATTCGAGGAGATGTATCCCCCGGAGATCTCAGACTTCGCCTACGTGACAGACAGGGCCTACACCACCGCCCAGATCAGAGACATGGAGATGACCATTCTCCGGGTGCTCAAGTTCCAGATAGGCCGCCCTCTTCCCCTGCAGTTCCTCAGAAGGGCCTCAAAGATTTATGAG GTGACTGCTGAGCAACACACCCTGGCAAAATACCTCCTGGAGCTCACCATGGTCGACTACGAGATGGTTCACTTCACACCTTCCATGGTGGCATGTGCTGCTTTCTCTCTTACCCTCCAGATCTTGGATGCTGGCGAATGG GATGCGACACTGCAGCACTACATGGACTACACGGCAGAGAGTTTGCTTCCTGTGATGGCACACATTGCCAAGAATGTTTTGAAGGTGAATGATGGGCTGACCAAGCACATG GCAATTAAAGGCAAATATTCCACTTCAAAGCAGATGAGGATTGCCACCATCCCTCAGCTCAAGTCTTCAGTCGTGAAGGATTTTGCAAAGCAGCTCACCCAGTGA